One window of the Natrinema sp. HArc-T2 genome contains the following:
- a CDS encoding AI-2E family transporter yields MTDLANGATGSSRQRRYVLASVVVALGVVTGAILLEVLGTILLSLTVAYVLVPVQRWFVRRGLTEWTGALAATLVGFVSALAVSAPLVVALYFRLEDVVDTLAALPRELSVSAFGMTYAIETGQVQATALEFVQGAATSFALALPVLAIKFALFVVLLFGLLLKGDAAGRAAIAPVPYAYRDVVHALARRARETLYAIYVLQVATSIGTFAAAYPLFWMLGYEAALTLAIAAAVLQFVPIIGPSMLVVPITLYHVAVGDLVAATLLGTLGLVLIAWLPDVAVRPRLARRSAGLPGSLYFVGFTGGLFTLGAIGVVVGPLLVAVFVEAVDLLADEVNGDATFTELVEDGHEDPESGPDETETTFEEPDSKVADD; encoded by the coding sequence GTGACCGATCTCGCGAACGGAGCGACTGGCTCGAGCCGCCAGCGACGGTATGTCCTCGCGAGCGTCGTCGTCGCGCTCGGCGTCGTGACCGGCGCGATCTTACTCGAGGTGCTCGGGACGATCCTGCTCTCGCTGACCGTCGCGTACGTCCTCGTTCCGGTCCAGCGCTGGTTCGTCAGGCGCGGACTCACCGAGTGGACCGGTGCGCTGGCCGCGACGCTGGTCGGCTTTGTGAGCGCGCTCGCGGTCAGTGCGCCGCTGGTCGTCGCGCTGTACTTTCGGCTCGAGGATGTCGTCGACACCCTCGCTGCGCTGCCGCGGGAACTGTCGGTGTCGGCGTTCGGGATGACCTACGCGATCGAAACCGGGCAGGTTCAGGCTACCGCGCTCGAGTTCGTCCAGGGAGCTGCGACCTCGTTCGCGCTGGCGCTGCCGGTACTCGCGATCAAATTCGCGCTGTTCGTTGTCCTCCTGTTCGGCCTTCTGCTCAAAGGTGACGCAGCGGGCCGGGCGGCCATCGCACCGGTGCCCTACGCGTATCGAGATGTCGTCCACGCGCTGGCTCGGCGGGCCCGCGAGACGCTGTATGCGATCTACGTGCTGCAGGTCGCAACGTCGATTGGGACGTTTGCCGCCGCCTACCCGCTGTTCTGGATGCTTGGCTACGAGGCGGCGCTGACGCTCGCGATCGCCGCTGCAGTCTTGCAGTTCGTCCCGATCATCGGCCCGAGCATGCTCGTCGTGCCGATCACGCTCTACCACGTTGCCGTCGGTGACCTCGTCGCGGCCACGCTGCTCGGCACGCTCGGGCTCGTCCTGATCGCCTGGTTGCCAGACGTCGCCGTCCGACCACGGCTGGCCAGACGCTCGGCGGGTCTCCCTGGCAGCCTCTACTTCGTCGGATTCACTGGCGGCCTCTTTACCCTCGGTGCGATCGGCGTCGTCGTCGGCCCGCTGCTCGTCGCGGTGTTCGTCGAGGCCGTCGACTTGCTCGCAGACGAGGTCAACGGCGACGCCACGTTCACAGAGTTGGTCGAAGACGGCCACGAGGACCCCGAAAGCGGCCCCGACGAAACGGAGACGACGTTCGAGGAGCCGGATTCGAAGGTCGCTGACGACTGA
- a CDS encoding DUF5518 domain-containing protein: MVRTRTVVNAIIGAAISVVASFIPGSTVLGGAVAGFLEGPDERAGAIAGALAGAITLIPFLILGVFVAGFLSLGLIGGFPIEGVVLFTFVLFSAGFFLLLYTVGFSLLGGYLGAYLAREYPDRHRRTRETVSFDTSSAETDRRSDTPSTRDDEASAFETEFGDSSDRADDRDTQRERDRDSDRER; this comes from the coding sequence ATGGTTCGGACGCGAACGGTCGTCAACGCGATTATCGGCGCTGCCATCAGCGTCGTCGCCTCGTTTATCCCGGGCTCGACCGTCCTCGGCGGGGCTGTCGCGGGCTTTCTCGAGGGGCCAGACGAGCGAGCGGGCGCGATCGCGGGTGCGCTGGCCGGGGCGATCACGCTCATTCCCTTCTTGATTCTCGGGGTTTTCGTCGCCGGATTTCTCAGTCTCGGACTGATCGGCGGCTTCCCGATCGAAGGGGTGGTCCTGTTCACGTTCGTGCTCTTTAGCGCCGGCTTCTTCCTGCTGCTCTACACCGTCGGCTTCTCGCTGCTCGGTGGCTACCTCGGCGCGTACCTCGCACGGGAGTACCCCGATCGCCACCGGCGAACCCGGGAGACGGTCAGCTTCGACACGAGTTCGGCGGAGACCGATCGCCGTTCCGACACGCCGTCGACGCGAGACGACGAGGCGTCCGCGTTCGAAACCGAGTTCGGGGACTCGAGCGATCGCGCTGACGACCGAGACACACAGCGTGAGCGCGATCGGGATTCCGATCGAGAGCGATGA